The following proteins are encoded in a genomic region of Arachis stenosperma cultivar V10309 chromosome 4, arast.V10309.gnm1.PFL2, whole genome shotgun sequence:
- the LOC130973616 gene encoding uncharacterized protein LOC130973616, with the protein MDHVNAKDNENEVDLESGLPLLRDDESKNISPPSTSNQGKKIFAKIPDRFVGGSLRGEEMPSFPFNESTLSQVSLDLPKVANKPMMGQDLADAERTPLKEKRKKSSHKKPPRPPRPPKAPELNAADYKLIREITELAMLKRARIERMKALKKMKAAKQSSPSSSNTSILAMIFTLVFCIVLIFHGISSGKGSGATFQGSPLSTAGEGGLISVQFQLTPYAVESKAPGSQSSFVQQVTGSDLAEKLKRN; encoded by the exons ATGGATCATGTAAATGCGAAGGATAACGAGAATGAAGTTGATCTTGAAAGTGGATTGCCATTGCTTAGAGATGATGAATCAAAGAATATCTCTCCACCAAGTACTTCAAACCAAGGGAAGAAAATATTTGCCAAGATTCCCGATCGGTTTGTCGGAGGTTCTTTAAGAGGCGAGGAAATGCCGAGTTTCCCCTTCAATGAATCAACTTTAAGCCAAGTTTCTCTGGACTTGCCGAAAGTGGCAAACAAGCCAATGATGGGGCAAGACTTGGCGGATGCAGAGAGGACACCGTTAAAGGAGAAACGTAAAAAGTCTAGTCATAAAAAACCTCCCAGACCTCCGAGGCCTCCGAAAGCTCCAGAATTGAATGCAGCAGACTATAAGTTAATAAGGGAGATAACTGAACTTGCCATGTTGAAGCGTGCAAGGATAGAGCGTATGAAAGCcttgaagaagatgaaagctGCTAAACAATCGTCGCCATCTTCTTCCAATACCAGCATTTTGGCCATGATTTTTACTCTTGTCTTCTGTATTGTGCTAATATTCCATG GCATTTCAAGTGGAAAAGGTTCCGGGGCAACTTTCCAGGGATCACCTCTATCTACGGCAGGAGAGGGTGGTTTAATTTCAGTTCAGTTCCAACTCACTCCATATGCAGTTGAATCAAAAGCACCTGGTTCACAGTCAAG TTTTGTACAGCAAGTAACAGGTTCAGATCTGGCTGAGAAACTGAAAAGAAATTAA